From Thalassotalea euphylliae, the proteins below share one genomic window:
- the pepB gene encoding aminopeptidase PepB, with translation MTTTSLFLSNQPPSTGWQANNLIQVIDDHIHVYLEPESLYPLRDLQRAGRKIDGLGVKHIHFDGDAWSAEQQWAVALGFTSIGKLTNVDFSGEQQAELSKKLAVYAWARDLTNQTPAELYPLSLAEKTVTYLSGLAGDNISTTITAGEALVEQGWLGIYNVGKASANPPCLLEVDYNPTGDSQAPVTACLVGKGITFDSGGYSIKSNAGMFDMKCDMGGAAVVAGAFALAIEQGLNKRVKLYLCCAENMINGHAYKLGDVIRYKNGVTMEVANTDAEGRIVLADGLLAAGDTGAPLIIDAATLTGAAVSATGGDYSALFSLDQQTADQAINVARAVNEPIWQLPLEQWHQTKCPSAFADTANSRPIPGGGPGGASNAAGFLSRFVPNQGKGWLHFDIAAAYHGKANELWAVGATGLSIATIAQLVLDAE, from the coding sequence ATGACCACTACTTCACTATTCCTATCAAACCAACCTCCTTCTACTGGCTGGCAAGCGAACAACCTGATTCAAGTGATTGATGATCACATTCATGTCTACCTTGAGCCAGAAAGCTTGTACCCATTGCGTGACCTGCAGCGTGCAGGGCGAAAAATAGATGGCTTAGGTGTTAAACATATTCATTTTGACGGCGATGCTTGGTCGGCTGAACAGCAGTGGGCTGTGGCCCTTGGTTTTACCAGCATTGGTAAGCTGACCAATGTTGATTTTAGTGGCGAACAGCAAGCAGAGTTAAGCAAAAAACTGGCAGTGTATGCATGGGCGAGAGACTTAACCAACCAAACACCAGCAGAGCTTTATCCTTTATCGCTGGCAGAAAAGACGGTGACGTATCTGAGCGGGCTTGCTGGCGACAATATTTCAACCACAATTACTGCCGGTGAAGCGCTAGTTGAGCAAGGCTGGCTTGGTATTTACAACGTCGGTAAAGCCAGTGCTAACCCACCTTGTTTACTGGAAGTTGATTACAATCCAACAGGTGATAGCCAAGCGCCAGTTACCGCCTGTTTAGTGGGGAAAGGCATTACCTTTGACAGCGGTGGCTACTCAATTAAATCGAATGCCGGCATGTTTGATATGAAGTGTGACATGGGCGGTGCTGCGGTGGTGGCAGGTGCATTCGCACTGGCCATTGAACAAGGGCTGAACAAGCGCGTAAAACTGTACTTGTGCTGTGCCGAGAACATGATCAATGGCCATGCTTACAAGCTAGGTGATGTTATTCGCTATAAAAACGGTGTCACGATGGAAGTCGCCAATACCGATGCCGAAGGACGAATTGTACTTGCTGACGGCCTGTTAGCTGCGGGTGATACTGGCGCGCCATTGATCATTGACGCTGCTACGTTAACGGGGGCAGCGGTTAGTGCGACCGGTGGTGACTATTCGGCGCTGTTTTCACTGGATCAACAAACGGCAGATCAAGCCATTAACGTGGCTCGGGCGGTCAATGAACCCATTTGGCAATTACCGCTGGAACAATGGCACCAAACTAAATGCCCGTCGGCCTTTGCCGATACGGCCAACAGTCGACCAATTCCTGGAGGTGGCCCGGGCGGCGCAAGTAATGCGGCAGGTTTCTTGAGTCGCTTCGTACCGAACCAAGGCAAAGGTTGGTTACACTTTGATATTGCTGCGGCTTATCATGGAAAAGCAAATGAATTGTGGGCGGTGGGGGCAACCGGTTTGTCAATTGCGACTATTGCTCAGTTAGTGCTGGACGCTGAGTAA
- a CDS encoding immunoglobulin-like domain-containing protein, with protein sequence MTVLAKTNLPAQASLQRCLIVITLGIIALLLSSCGGSQVRPCERNIEDCLVDIPPPVEVWWDAPLPDFSENPDRPVISLLGERTQVFSVGEFYLEEGALAADEQDGDISEQIVITGDVDTSRVGDYLVRYAVTDSDGQAAIEQARVIRVIDNNPQHLTRRPLGTTAANFGYFEHLPTNYGEPAQQKPPLLIYLHGSGGNLEFTTDTDPVTSLDAVLENYGVPRLIDDREWNNNLPFVVVAPHLGTIPGVGFKDRLDAFVDYAIHTYDIDVNRVYLTGWSSGGYLSSAYAVDFPEKIAAIAPIASGLATEIEDLPDDFCNIEQVPVWLFHGTGDQITPFVRSIRAYNAIVDLCQPRVIPKLSLILQARHHIHHAVYDLSALVGGSQEATYDPRYEPYDEDIFQWLLSHSLLDR encoded by the coding sequence ATGACGGTTTTAGCCAAAACAAATTTACCTGCGCAAGCCTCGCTGCAAAGATGCTTAATCGTAATAACACTGGGGATTATCGCCCTGCTGTTAAGCAGCTGCGGCGGTTCGCAAGTGCGCCCTTGTGAGCGCAATATTGAAGACTGTCTCGTCGACATCCCGCCACCTGTAGAAGTGTGGTGGGATGCACCACTGCCTGATTTTAGTGAAAACCCCGATCGCCCCGTTATTTCATTGCTCGGTGAGCGTACTCAAGTTTTTTCAGTTGGCGAATTTTACCTTGAAGAAGGAGCGTTGGCAGCAGATGAGCAAGATGGGGATATTTCTGAGCAAATTGTGATCACTGGTGATGTCGATACCAGTCGCGTGGGCGACTATCTAGTGCGTTACGCCGTCACCGATAGCGATGGACAAGCCGCTATTGAGCAAGCACGTGTCATTCGCGTGATCGACAACAACCCCCAACACTTAACGCGGCGACCACTAGGCACAACCGCTGCAAATTTTGGTTATTTTGAGCACTTACCGACCAATTATGGCGAACCAGCTCAGCAAAAGCCGCCGCTGTTAATCTACTTACATGGCAGTGGTGGTAACCTGGAGTTCACGACAGACACAGATCCGGTTACCTCACTTGACGCGGTTTTGGAAAATTATGGGGTTCCTCGGCTGATTGATGACCGAGAGTGGAACAATAATTTGCCCTTTGTTGTCGTGGCGCCGCATTTGGGCACCATTCCCGGAGTCGGTTTTAAAGACCGTCTTGATGCTTTTGTCGACTATGCGATTCACACTTATGATATTGATGTTAATCGCGTTTATTTAACGGGCTGGAGCAGTGGTGGTTATTTAAGTTCAGCTTATGCGGTCGATTTTCCTGAAAAAATTGCCGCTATTGCCCCCATTGCCTCTGGCTTAGCCACCGAGATTGAAGATTTACCCGATGACTTCTGCAATATTGAGCAAGTGCCTGTGTGGCTGTTCCATGGTACCGGCGATCAAATTACCCCCTTCGTTCGCTCAATTCGCGCTTACAATGCCATTGTCGATTTGTGTCAGCCTAGGGTTATTCCCAAGTTATCGCTTATTCTGCAGGCGAGACATCATATTCACCATGCCGTTTACGATTTATCGGCGCTTGTCGGTGGCAGTCAAGAGGCGACTTATGACCCGCGCTATGAACCGTATGACGAAGACATCTTCCAATGGCTGCTCAGTCATAGCTTGCTTGATAGGTAG
- the sfsA gene encoding DNA/RNA nuclease SfsA — MQLSLNKATLIKRYKRFLADVILADGSETTLHVANTGAMTGCAEPGDTVWYSTSDNPKRKYPFSWELTETQRAGDFICVNTVRANQLAEQAISQGLIAELNGYDTIEREVKYGEENSKIDILLSNGVSPNAYVEVKSVTLLDADAYSEPTKLGHGYFPDAVTTRGQKHLRELMHIAAQGNRAVLLFAVLHSGITSFAPAAHIDPKYAELLAEAMAAGVEVLVYQADISPTEMTLNRALPVRRAPNEVTR; from the coding sequence ATGCAGTTGTCATTAAACAAAGCCACCCTGATCAAACGCTACAAGCGCTTTCTTGCCGACGTTATATTGGCCGATGGCAGCGAAACGACCTTACATGTTGCCAACACTGGCGCCATGACTGGCTGTGCCGAGCCAGGAGATACCGTTTGGTACAGTACGTCGGACAATCCAAAACGCAAATACCCGTTCAGCTGGGAGCTGACCGAAACACAACGGGCAGGCGATTTTATTTGTGTTAATACCGTCCGTGCCAACCAGCTAGCGGAGCAGGCCATTAGCCAAGGATTAATCGCTGAACTCAACGGCTATGACACCATTGAGCGGGAAGTGAAATACGGTGAAGAAAATAGCAAAATTGATATTCTCCTCTCCAACGGGGTATCGCCAAATGCCTATGTCGAAGTCAAAAGCGTCACCTTACTCGACGCAGATGCGTATTCAGAGCCCACTAAACTCGGCCACGGCTATTTTCCAGATGCCGTCACGACGCGCGGTCAAAAACACTTACGTGAATTGATGCATATCGCCGCGCAAGGAAACAGGGCGGTGTTACTGTTTGCGGTCTTACACTCTGGCATCACCAGTTTTGCCCCAGCAGCGCACATTGATCCGAAATACGCTGAGCTATTGGCTGAGGCGATGGCCGCCGGTGTTGAAGTACTGGTTTATCAAGCAGATATTTCTCCGACAGAAATGACCCTAAACCGAGCCTTACCTGTCAGGCGCGCGCCAAATGAAGTTACTCGCTAA
- the dksA gene encoding RNA polymerase-binding protein DksA — translation MPDKQKALGILALAGVAPYQEKAGEEYMNSDQLEHFKKILEAWRNQLREEVDRTVTHMQDEAANFPDPVDRAAQEEEFSLELRTRDRERKLIKKIEKTLQLIEEDDFGFCNSCGIEIGIRRLEARPTADLCIECKTLAEIKERQMAG, via the coding sequence ATGCCAGACAAACAAAAAGCATTAGGCATTCTCGCATTAGCTGGCGTAGCGCCTTACCAGGAAAAAGCTGGTGAAGAGTACATGAACAGCGATCAGCTAGAGCATTTTAAGAAAATCTTAGAAGCTTGGCGTAATCAGTTACGTGAAGAAGTCGATCGCACTGTAACTCATATGCAAGACGAAGCCGCTAACTTCCCAGATCCAGTTGACCGCGCCGCGCAAGAAGAAGAGTTCAGCTTAGAACTACGTACTCGTGACCGCGAGCGTAAATTGATCAAAAAAATCGAAAAAACACTTCAACTGATTGAAGAAGATGATTTTGGTTTCTGTAATTCATGTGGTATCGAAATCGGTATTCGCCGCTTAGAAGCGCGCCCTACAGCCGATTTATGTATCGAATGTAAAACACTAGCGGAAATCAAAGAACGCCAAATGGCGGGCTAA
- a CDS encoding response regulator — protein sequence MLNSLFAAVSRGSHSLACIRCRPQWMVFTLLLLGVFSGNLAFAHDRLEHQPAPHLNSNTTADTLPITASTKHFDHGNRKAQAIATELKYLDEVLTSSVLSYVFTGEQKWLARYREHKPQLEILVARLQHHPEASESEFIQRLTISNAKLLELEAKAIDLAKQTKRQQAMQVLNSDDYFASKDAFMTASLGFKNHLEQSRRNQQHAAVEGQGKLFTLNQQERDWLANTTIKVGVEHWPPFIFQQNNGELGGIAGGLLQSIAAQTGLKFEIVSGQWQDLLSALAKGEIDLIPDAYLTQARQRFGDFSRPYYLIHEKIFVLKENKNLTQLDDLANATIAIPRGYVSVEHFTNRFPAANILATESVDQSINAVLSGQADALLDAQIVMRDRIAAAGIRNLKMLDEEVVPPEPLHFLVGQQHPELLSIINKVLAVTDVSRLIKKNQHWLESSDVTQIQASATVSNLELYYVAIALVLVLLLIGTGVSTLMLRSDEKRLAERFGSTRFQRLVISGLVGLAVILLLIAFIVINNAEHKTKQVLGYNLNSLLASTHSRLNNWIDEERLLLSRLSSHSDLVAMVEQLLVIDTSTAALTRSPLQSQLRQFFATRSQTLGQQEFYILSPDMVSLSAMGNSELGKQHPLAQYYGEQLTGVLAGDQVFLPPIQMPSQVLSPIPNPTPTQSNQTRLFFAVPITDIGGQTIAILALAFDPSEEFSNQLATGFTGRTGETYAFNQQGRLISNVRFENQLKTIGLINAEQSPILTLPLRNPGKNLLTEQYSAQAMASWPLTEMAQSATRGFTSSNLVGYNDYRGVKVVGSWLWDADLNIGMAVEVDLEESVQLLTIFKYTLISMLCVALSLLFGCTLFTLKLGTRATTALSRSHGELECLVAERTSELQSNIDRTQTIIDNASDAIIIVNDQGIIDSFGPSAELMFGYSKAQVIGQPLSLLMELPFHHISPEDMFNGHIIDQLGIRADGSTFDIGISVSDFTFEGAHFFTGAVRDITIRKDAQRALEQAKNSAIEATKAKSDFLANMSHEIRTPMNAIIGMSYLALQTHLTDKQHDYINKIHGSADALLGIINDILDFSKIEAGKLTLEQAPFNLTETLDHVIETIALKSQQKGIELLIDLAPGLPTCLVGDSLRLGQILINLASNAVKFTEQGEIIIKIAAKEDSAQGLTLQFSVSDTGIGMTEAHLQRLFKSFSQADASTTRKYGGTGLGLTICKTLTEMMGGEIWVESEYQKGSTFSFTAQFDRSDEPVSRPKLAIADAADIKVLIVDDSMAAREILQTIAQSIGFNSVIAESAEHALQHIERAVENQQPFDIVLTDWKMPHTNGAELIKEILANHHSVTPKFIMLTAYDRDEMMAACHNLPISAYLTKPVSASTLLDANLQALGRSEKVTQQITTQKLDISSTEAIRGANVLLVEDNEINQQIATELLEMAHLNVDTAVDGQQAVDKVLANMDTDEQADKQSERLAILPYDVVLMDIQMPVMDGYQATMRIREHIGEERLPIIAMTANAMAGDRERCLEAGMNDHLTKPISPSEVFAMLSHWIAPKNQPLNQLLTTDRGINADTIAATTGVADKSLTSAQPLTENTSPLPAIAGLDTESALARIAGNIPLYLSLLEKFVTNHSQAISHLRQLLTTNDIDGAVRATHTLKGVTASIGATELSLTLAQLEQIIEQGHSYGAQLSNAEQAMANVIASIQSVSLPPLSSDETQPAEPVHDTATLNKLYQQLCEEVTDFDADAQETWRVLRKQLSTLLPNETESKLSRALSEYDFEQAEQYLPALAETINSVMTT from the coding sequence ATGCTCAACAGCCTATTTGCCGCAGTTTCCCGTGGCTCGCATAGCTTGGCTTGCATTCGTTGTCGGCCGCAATGGATGGTCTTTACCCTATTATTGCTCGGTGTTTTCTCCGGCAATTTGGCATTTGCCCATGATCGGCTTGAGCACCAACCAGCCCCCCACCTTAATAGCAACACTACTGCCGACACTCTGCCTATCACGGCATCAACAAAGCACTTTGACCACGGCAACCGCAAAGCACAAGCGATTGCGACCGAATTAAAATACCTTGATGAAGTGCTAACCTCGTCTGTGCTGAGTTATGTGTTTACAGGAGAGCAAAAGTGGTTAGCCCGTTATCGCGAGCACAAACCTCAGCTGGAGATTTTAGTCGCAAGGTTGCAACACCACCCTGAGGCCAGTGAGTCTGAATTTATCCAGCGATTGACTATCAGCAACGCAAAACTGCTTGAATTAGAGGCCAAGGCCATTGATTTGGCAAAACAAACTAAGCGCCAGCAAGCTATGCAAGTGCTCAATTCTGACGACTACTTCGCGTCTAAAGACGCCTTTATGACGGCCAGTTTGGGCTTTAAAAACCACCTTGAACAAAGCCGACGCAACCAACAGCACGCCGCGGTTGAGGGTCAAGGAAAGCTATTTACATTGAACCAACAAGAGCGTGACTGGTTGGCCAATACCACGATCAAAGTAGGCGTGGAGCACTGGCCACCTTTTATTTTTCAGCAAAACAATGGTGAGCTTGGCGGCATTGCAGGCGGGCTACTGCAAAGTATTGCGGCACAAACGGGGCTAAAGTTTGAAATTGTCAGTGGTCAGTGGCAAGACCTGCTGTCAGCACTAGCCAAAGGTGAAATTGACCTGATCCCAGACGCTTACTTGACCCAAGCGAGACAACGCTTCGGCGATTTTTCCAGGCCGTATTACCTCATTCATGAAAAAATATTTGTTCTCAAAGAAAACAAGAACCTCACTCAGCTAGACGACTTAGCAAATGCCACCATTGCCATTCCTCGTGGCTACGTGAGTGTTGAACATTTCACCAATCGCTTTCCAGCGGCCAATATTCTGGCAACCGAAAGTGTTGATCAGTCGATTAACGCCGTATTGTCAGGCCAAGCAGACGCCCTGCTCGACGCACAAATCGTGATGCGCGATCGAATCGCCGCAGCAGGTATTCGCAACTTAAAAATGCTTGATGAAGAAGTCGTCCCGCCAGAGCCTTTGCATTTTCTTGTCGGCCAGCAGCACCCAGAATTACTTAGCATCATTAACAAGGTACTCGCGGTAACCGATGTCTCTCGGCTGATCAAAAAGAATCAACATTGGCTGGAATCTAGCGATGTAACGCAAATCCAAGCGAGCGCTACTGTCAGTAACCTTGAGCTTTACTATGTCGCTATCGCATTAGTACTTGTTTTACTGTTAATTGGCACTGGTGTAAGTACGTTAATGCTACGCAGTGATGAGAAACGCTTGGCTGAACGCTTTGGCTCAACGCGTTTTCAACGTTTGGTGATCTCAGGCTTGGTAGGGCTTGCCGTTATTTTGCTGCTCATTGCCTTTATCGTGATTAACAATGCTGAACACAAGACCAAACAGGTATTGGGCTATAATCTCAACTCATTATTGGCGTCAACTCACAGCCGATTGAACAACTGGATAGACGAAGAGCGACTCTTGCTTAGTCGCCTATCCAGCCACAGTGATCTGGTCGCTATGGTTGAACAACTGCTCGTGATTGACACCAGTACCGCGGCATTAACTCGCTCACCACTGCAATCTCAACTGCGCCAGTTTTTTGCTACCCGCAGCCAAACGTTGGGCCAACAAGAGTTCTATATTCTCTCCCCTGACATGGTGAGCTTATCCGCCATGGGTAATAGTGAATTAGGCAAACAGCACCCACTGGCGCAGTATTATGGTGAGCAACTCACTGGCGTGCTAGCAGGTGACCAAGTATTCTTACCACCTATTCAAATGCCTAGCCAAGTGCTTAGCCCAATACCTAACCCAACGCCAACCCAAAGCAATCAAACGCGTTTGTTTTTTGCTGTGCCCATTACCGATATAGGTGGCCAAACCATTGCCATTCTTGCTCTGGCATTTGATCCGAGCGAAGAGTTTTCCAACCAATTGGCAACGGGGTTCACGGGTCGAACAGGGGAAACTTATGCCTTTAATCAACAAGGGCGACTTATTTCAAACGTGCGTTTTGAAAATCAATTGAAAACTATTGGCTTAATCAATGCTGAGCAGTCGCCAATACTCACATTGCCACTGCGCAATCCCGGAAAAAACTTGCTCACCGAGCAATACAGCGCGCAAGCAATGGCGTCGTGGCCATTGACCGAAATGGCACAGAGTGCAACGCGTGGTTTCACTAGCAGTAACCTAGTTGGCTATAACGATTATCGCGGCGTCAAAGTGGTTGGTAGTTGGCTTTGGGATGCGGATTTGAACATTGGTATGGCAGTTGAAGTTGACCTTGAAGAGTCAGTTCAGCTGTTAACCATTTTCAAATACACACTTATCAGTATGCTATGTGTTGCCCTGAGTTTGCTATTCGGCTGTACTTTGTTCACGCTAAAACTCGGCACGCGCGCCACGACAGCATTAAGCCGCTCACATGGAGAGCTTGAGTGCTTAGTTGCAGAGCGCACGAGCGAGCTGCAAAGCAATATTGACCGCACCCAAACCATTATCGACAATGCTTCCGATGCAATCATCATAGTCAACGATCAAGGCATTATTGACAGCTTTGGCCCTTCTGCAGAGTTGATGTTTGGCTACAGTAAAGCGCAAGTTATTGGTCAACCGCTGTCGTTATTGATGGAGCTACCGTTTCATCACATTAGTCCAGAAGACATGTTTAACGGCCATATCATTGATCAACTCGGTATACGCGCCGATGGCTCAACCTTTGATATTGGTATTTCAGTGAGTGACTTTACCTTTGAAGGTGCACACTTTTTCACGGGCGCAGTGCGCGACATCACGATTCGTAAAGATGCGCAACGCGCACTAGAGCAGGCTAAAAATTCAGCGATAGAAGCCACGAAAGCCAAAAGTGATTTCTTGGCAAATATGAGCCATGAAATTCGCACCCCCATGAACGCTATTATCGGTATGAGCTATTTGGCGCTGCAAACTCACCTCACCGATAAACAGCATGATTACATTAATAAAATTCACGGCTCGGCTGATGCGCTGTTGGGAATTATTAATGATATTCTCGATTTTTCTAAAATTGAAGCAGGCAAATTAACACTCGAACAAGCACCGTTTAACCTCACGGAAACACTCGATCATGTTATTGAAACCATCGCCTTAAAAAGCCAGCAAAAAGGGATTGAGCTATTAATTGATCTCGCCCCCGGCTTACCGACGTGCCTAGTCGGCGATTCACTGCGATTAGGACAAATTCTTATCAACCTTGCGAGCAACGCCGTCAAATTTACTGAGCAAGGTGAAATCATCATCAAAATAGCGGCCAAAGAAGACTCAGCACAAGGGCTAACGCTACAATTCTCTGTCAGTGATACCGGTATCGGTATGACAGAAGCCCATCTGCAACGCTTGTTTAAATCATTCAGTCAAGCGGATGCCTCAACAACTCGCAAATATGGCGGCACAGGTTTAGGTTTAACAATTTGCAAAACCTTAACCGAAATGATGGGGGGAGAAATTTGGGTTGAGAGTGAATATCAAAAAGGCAGTACGTTCAGTTTTACGGCCCAATTTGACCGCTCAGATGAACCCGTCAGTAGACCTAAACTCGCCATCGCCGATGCTGCCGATATCAAAGTGTTGATTGTTGACGACAGCATGGCCGCGCGTGAAATATTGCAAACCATCGCCCAAAGCATTGGCTTTAATAGCGTGATTGCCGAGTCAGCCGAGCATGCTTTACAGCACATTGAACGCGCGGTAGAAAATCAGCAACCTTTTGATATTGTGTTAACCGATTGGAAAATGCCACACACAAACGGCGCTGAGCTGATCAAGGAAATATTAGCCAACCACCACTCGGTCACGCCGAAATTTATTATGCTGACCGCGTATGATCGCGACGAGATGATGGCAGCCTGTCACAATTTACCCATCAGCGCTTATTTAACGAAACCAGTGAGTGCATCAACATTGCTTGATGCCAATTTACAAGCACTTGGGCGCAGTGAGAAAGTCACTCAACAAATCACCACACAAAAGCTCGATATCAGCTCCACCGAAGCCATTCGAGGGGCGAATGTGTTGCTGGTAGAAGACAACGAAATCAACCAACAAATCGCCACTGAACTGCTGGAGATGGCACACCTCAATGTTGATACTGCCGTTGATGGTCAGCAAGCGGTCGATAAAGTTTTGGCTAATATGGACACTGACGAACAAGCGGACAAACAGAGTGAGCGCTTGGCTATATTGCCCTACGATGTTGTCCTCATGGATATTCAAATGCCGGTCATGGATGGCTACCAAGCAACAATGCGTATACGTGAGCACATTGGCGAAGAACGCTTGCCAATTATTGCCATGACCGCCAATGCCATGGCAGGCGATCGCGAGCGCTGTTTAGAGGCAGGCATGAACGATCACCTCACTAAACCAATATCACCTAGTGAAGTATTCGCTATGTTAAGCCACTGGATCGCGCCGAAAAATCAACCGCTAAATCAACTACTGACGACCGATAGAGGGATAAACGCAGACACTATAGCCGCAACGACAGGTGTCGCCGACAAGAGCTTAACAAGCGCTCAACCACTGACAGAAAACACTTCACCATTACCAGCAATAGCTGGCTTAGACACCGAAAGCGCGCTTGCAAGAATCGCGGGGAATATCCCACTTTACCTCAGCTTACTCGAGAAGTTTGTGACCAATCACAGTCAAGCGATTAGCCATCTTCGCCAACTACTCACCACTAACGATATTGATGGCGCGGTGCGCGCCACCCACACGCTTAAAGGCGTCACAGCAAGTATTGGCGCTACTGAGCTGTCGTTAACTCTGGCTCAGCTAGAGCAAATTATTGAGCAAGGTCATAGCTATGGCGCTCAGCTTAGCAACGCAGAGCAGGCAATGGCGAACGTCATCGCATCAATACAATCAGTTAGCCTACCACCACTCAGTAGCGACGAGACGCAACCAGCAGAGCCAGTACACGACACAGCTACGCTCAACAAGCTTTATCAACAACTGTGTGAAGAGGTCACTGATTTTGACGCTGACGCGCAGGAAACATGGCGCGTTTTACGAAAACAACTCAGTACACTGCTACCTAATGAAACAGAGAGCAAGTTGTCTCGCGCCTTGAGCGAATATGACTTCGAGCAAGCTGAGCAGTACCTCCCCGCTTTAGCAGAAACGATTAATAGCGTTATGACGACTTAA
- a CDS encoding substrate-binding periplasmic protein produces the protein MNLAVNHRFFLTFIRHAALCTGLFMPVLSCGLTYAQPIQMTVCIDDQLYIPYFDKDERMGDDGKVIELIQWSAEQNNLVLKVLRKSWPRCLAEIASDKVDAIMAAIYTPERAELMAFPDGAAQANPDIYLLRLRYPFFVRKGSDFRLRDYQRQSGFGINAPREYIAHQMLAHMELLSAYDYTLENGLKMVAAGRLDAYVVESASGHYAVERLALEQQLQATSEILMERYTHIPVSRQFYRHYKPQVDSFWRDLATARARVLADVD, from the coding sequence ATGAACTTAGCTGTTAACCATCGCTTTTTTCTGACTTTCATTCGCCATGCGGCGCTTTGCACTGGCCTTTTTATGCCTGTACTAAGCTGTGGGCTAACGTATGCACAGCCCATCCAGATGACAGTGTGCATTGATGATCAACTATACATTCCCTATTTCGATAAAGACGAACGCATGGGCGATGATGGCAAGGTCATCGAGCTAATCCAATGGAGCGCCGAGCAGAATAATTTAGTGCTTAAAGTACTGCGTAAAAGCTGGCCGCGTTGTTTAGCGGAAATTGCGTCAGATAAAGTCGATGCCATTATGGCCGCTATTTACACACCAGAGCGGGCTGAATTAATGGCGTTTCCAGATGGCGCAGCACAAGCCAATCCCGACATTTATTTACTGCGCCTACGGTATCCATTTTTTGTTCGCAAAGGGAGTGACTTTCGCTTGCGTGATTACCAACGGCAATCGGGCTTTGGTATTAATGCGCCAAGAGAATACATTGCCCATCAAATGCTTGCGCATATGGAGCTGTTATCAGCCTATGACTATACGCTTGAGAACGGCTTAAAAATGGTCGCGGCCGGCAGGCTTGATGCTTATGTTGTTGAGAGTGCTTCTGGTCATTATGCGGTGGAGCGATTGGCGCTTGAACAACAGCTTCAGGCGACAAGTGAAATCTTAATGGAGCGCTACACCCATATTCCCGTCAGTCGGCAGTTTTATCGCCATTACAAACCTCAAGTAGACAGTTTTTGGCGCGACTTAGCTACCGCCCGTGCAAGGGTATTAGCTGACGTTGACTAG
- a CDS encoding 2'-5' RNA ligase family protein, whose protein sequence is MARYFYALDIDERGRHDLAALQARILPSLPKPTPPKNLHLTLAFLGQATDEQLTAINQVAATFAPPKANLSAEETATNSQIQSPKPRPNIQPQPLTLTVDHLAIFQTAKVLYAGLQITPHWLAALAKQLINAALGQGIKIPEREFIPHITLSRKVSQLSFGESKVESKIEDKVKGEVEGKKEINSVLIPPIVLTISSFSLYLSKSTANGVDYQVIERFNISKPL, encoded by the coding sequence ATGGCTCGATACTTTTATGCGTTAGACATTGATGAGCGTGGCAGGCACGATTTAGCAGCATTGCAAGCGCGTATTTTGCCGTCTTTACCAAAACCTACGCCCCCTAAGAATTTGCATCTTACGCTGGCGTTTCTTGGTCAAGCCACTGACGAGCAACTCACCGCGATTAACCAAGTTGCAGCAACATTTGCCCCACCAAAAGCAAACTTATCAGCCGAAGAGACTGCAACGAATAGCCAAATTCAGTCCCCCAAACCTCGCCCCAATATTCAACCTCAGCCGCTAACATTGACAGTCGATCATCTCGCGATATTTCAAACAGCAAAAGTACTCTACGCAGGTCTGCAAATAACACCACACTGGCTGGCAGCACTTGCCAAGCAGTTAATTAACGCAGCCCTAGGCCAAGGCATCAAAATACCCGAGCGGGAATTTATCCCTCACATTACGTTGAGCCGAAAAGTGAGTCAGCTCTCTTTTGGTGAAAGTAAAGTTGAGAGTAAAATTGAAGATAAAGTAAAGGGGGAAGTTGAAGGTAAAAAAGAAATTAATTCCGTGCTTATTCCACCTATTGTGCTCACGATTTCAAGTTTTAGTTTATATCTTTCAAAGTCCACGGCCAATGGCGTTGACTATCAAGTAATTGAGCGCTTCAACATTTCTAAACCATTATAA